The Bos indicus isolate NIAB-ARS_2022 breed Sahiwal x Tharparkar chromosome X, NIAB-ARS_B.indTharparkar_mat_pri_1.0, whole genome shotgun sequence genome has a window encoding:
- the SERPINA7 gene encoding thyroxine-binding globulin, translating into MERFCFLRYASGFLGMCYYLPSKMPLFSLVLLILGLHCAPPNSCEGKITSCLSPQQNATLYKMSSINADFAFNLYRRFTVEIPDQNIFFSPVSISAGLAMLSLGACSSTQTQILEGLGFNLTDTPVAEIQQGFQHLICSLNFPKKELELQMGNALFIGKQLKPLEKFLDDVKNLYETEVFSTDFSNVSAAQQEINSHVEKQTKGKIVGLIQDLKPNTITVLVNYLCFKAQWANPFDPSKTEEGSSFLVDKTTTVQVPMMHQMEQYYHLVDTELNCTVLQMDYSKNALALFVLPKEGQMEWVEGAMSSKTLKKWNRLLRKGWVDLFVPKFSISATYDLGDILLKMGIQDAFADNADFSGLTKDNGLKVSNVAHKAMFYIGEKGTEAVPEVRFLNQPETTLLHPIIQFDRSFLLLILEKNTRSILFLGKVVDPTEV; encoded by the exons atggaaagattttgcTTTCTGAGATATGCAAGTGGCTTCTTGGGCATGTGCT ATTACCTTCCTTCCAAAATGCCACTGTTCTCTCTGGTTCTCTTGATACTTGGGCTTCATTGTGCACCACCTAACAGCTGTGAAGGCAAAATAACCTCCTGCCTTTCCCCCCAACAAAATGCCACTCTCTATAAGATGTCATCTATCAATGCTGACTTTGCATTCAACCTGTACCGGAGGTTCACTGTGGAGATTCCAGATCAGAACATCTTCTTTTCCCCTGTGAGCATCTCTGCAGGATTGGCCATGCTCTCCCTTGGGGCCTGCTCCAGCACCCAAACTCAAATCCTGGAAGGCTTGGGGTTCAACCTTACAGACACCCCAGTGGCAGAGATCCAGCAGGGCTTCCAGCACCTGATCTgttcactgaattttccaaagAAGGAGCTGGAATTACAGATGGGAAATGCCCTTTTCATTGGGAAGCAGCTGAAACCGCTGGAAAAGTTCTTGGATGATGTCAAGAACCTCTATGAGACTGAAGTCTTTTCTACCGACTTCTCCAATGTTTCTGCAGCCCAGCAGGAGATCAATAGTCATGTGGAGAAGCAAACCAAAGGGAAAATTGTGGGCCTAATCCAAGACCTCAAACCGAACACCATCACGGTCCTGGTGAACTATCTTTGCTTTAAAG CCCAGTGGGCAAATCCTTTTGATCCATCCAAGACAGAAGAGGGTTCCAGCTTCTTAGTGGACAAGACCACAACAGTGCAAGTGCCCATGATGCACCAGATGGAACAATACTATCACCTGGTGGATACAGAGCTGAACTGCACAGTGCTGCAAATGGACTACAGCAAGAATGCTCTGGCACTCTTTGTCCTTCCCAAGGAGGGTCAGATGGAGTGGGTGGAAGGGGCCATGTCATCTAAAACACTGAAGAAGTGGAACCGCTTACTGCGGAAGGG GTGGGTTGACTTATTTGTTCCAAAGTTTTCCATTTCTGCCACATATGACCTTGGAGACATCCTTCTGAAGATGGGCATCCAGGATGCTTTTGCTGACAATGCTGATTTTTCTGGACTCACAAAGGACAATGGTCTTAAAGTTTCCAAT GTTGCCCACAAGGCTATGTTTTACATTGGTGAAAAGGGAACTGAAGCCGTTCCTGAAGTCAGATTCCTGAATCAGCCTGAGACAACTCTTCTTCATCCTATCATCCAATTTGATAGATCTTTCCTGTTGTTGATATTGGAGAAAAACACTAGGAGTATTCTCTTTCTAGGGAAAGTTGTGGACCCAACGGAAGTGTAG